In Cystobacter ferrugineus, the following proteins share a genomic window:
- a CDS encoding tyrosinase family protein, which translates to MIRRNILSDEGVGQQFIDGVLALKDPARFPWPGQEGLSIYDFFVAWHHQSMMLFTPPTQQDRNSAHSGPAFPPWHRYFLLRFEGYLIAALGAPDFRLPYWDWSADAALSDPSQSPIWSQDSMGRFTNPGVWQVRVVPAERGLTRLAQPRPLDRSLGTLGAALPARDAVRTVLRDQLMYDAPPYNSSASGFRNYLEGWEGPARIHNAVHVWIGGDMADSTSPNDPMFYLHHCNVDRIWHAWQLRYPDAPYVPAQSASSDLAFHRLDDALYSVFREATPVTPRGVLNPLALGAPFGAANHYDYDSLADLRD; encoded by the coding sequence ATGATTCGCCGGAACATCCTCTCGGACGAGGGCGTCGGGCAGCAGTTCATCGATGGGGTGCTGGCACTCAAGGATCCGGCGCGCTTCCCGTGGCCGGGGCAGGAAGGGCTCTCCATCTATGACTTCTTCGTGGCGTGGCACCACCAGTCGATGATGCTCTTCACGCCCCCCACGCAGCAGGATCGCAACTCGGCCCACTCGGGACCCGCCTTCCCGCCCTGGCACCGGTACTTCCTGCTCCGATTCGAGGGGTACTTGATCGCCGCGCTCGGTGCCCCCGACTTCCGGCTGCCCTACTGGGACTGGTCCGCGGATGCGGCGCTCTCCGATCCCAGTCAGTCCCCCATCTGGAGCCAGGACTCCATGGGACGCTTCACGAATCCCGGCGTCTGGCAGGTCCGCGTCGTCCCCGCGGAGCGCGGACTCACGCGATTGGCCCAGCCGAGGCCTCTCGATCGCTCCCTGGGAACGCTGGGCGCCGCGTTGCCCGCACGCGACGCGGTTCGCACGGTCCTACGCGATCAGCTCATGTATGACGCGCCTCCGTACAACAGCTCCGCCTCGGGCTTTCGCAACTACCTGGAGGGCTGGGAGGGTCCGGCGCGGATCCACAATGCCGTACATGTCTGGATTGGCGGCGACATGGCCGACAGCACCTCGCCCAACGATCCCATGTTCTACCTGCACCACTGCAACGTGGATCGCATCTGGCACGCCTGGCAGCTCCGCTACCCGGACGCCCCTTACGTCCCCGCGCAGAGCGCATCCAGCGACCTGGCCTTCCACCGGCTCGATGACGCCCTCTACTCGGTGTTCCGCGAGGCCACGCCCGTTACCCCGCGCGGGGTGCTCAACCCCCTGGCCCTCGGAGCCCCCTTCGGCGCCGCCAACCACTACGACTACGACTCACTCGCGGACCTGCGGGACTGA
- a CDS encoding glucose 1-dehydrogenase, translating to MAGRVEGKVALVTGAASGLGKAMAVMLAREGARVAITDRNEEGAREVAQAIGASARAWTLDVTREEDWGRVVDEVLSTFGRLDVLVNNAGVGAVADIESTTLEQWRFVHAVNVDGVFLGCKHGIRAMRQCGAKGSIINISSVAGLVGVAEFPAYSSSKGAVRLLSKSVALHCAYKGYGIRCNSVHPSFIETPMVDKLATAMGDPQASRAKLARKIPLGALGEPDDIAYAVLYLASDESKMMTGSEFVVDGGTTAT from the coding sequence ATGGCGGGCCGAGTCGAAGGCAAGGTAGCGCTGGTGACGGGAGCGGCGTCGGGGCTGGGCAAGGCGATGGCGGTGATGCTGGCGCGCGAGGGCGCGCGGGTGGCGATCACCGATCGGAATGAAGAAGGGGCCCGGGAAGTGGCCCAGGCGATAGGGGCGTCCGCGCGCGCGTGGACGCTGGATGTCACGCGCGAGGAGGACTGGGGGCGGGTGGTGGACGAGGTGCTGTCCACGTTCGGCCGGCTGGACGTGCTGGTGAACAACGCGGGCGTGGGCGCCGTGGCGGACATCGAGTCGACGACCCTGGAGCAGTGGCGCTTCGTGCACGCGGTGAACGTGGATGGGGTCTTCCTGGGGTGCAAGCATGGCATCCGGGCCATGCGCCAGTGCGGCGCGAAGGGCTCCATCATCAACATCAGCTCGGTGGCGGGACTGGTCGGCGTGGCCGAGTTTCCGGCGTACAGCTCGAGCAAGGGCGCCGTGCGGCTGCTGAGCAAGTCGGTGGCGCTGCACTGCGCGTACAAGGGCTATGGCATCCGCTGCAACTCCGTGCACCCCTCGTTCATCGAGACCCCCATGGTCGACAAGCTGGCGACCGCCATGGGCGATCCGCAGGCGAGCCGGGCGAAGCTCGCGCGCAAGATTCCCCTCGGCGCGCTCGGTGAGCCGGATGACATCGCCTACGCGGTGCTCTACCTCGCCTCGGACGAGTCCAAGATGATGACCGGCTCGGAGTTCGTCGTGGACGGCGGCACCACCGCGACCTGA
- a CDS encoding type I restriction endonuclease → MGFNEDLRQLSEQVKKRQAFIKGEEATKQALILPFLQALGYDIYDPTETQPEYVADFAKKRGGVLEKVDYALHLRGRPALFIECKAADMAPEDHDGQLARYFNATPTVRIAIVTNGIRYRFFTDLQAPNVMDASPFMEFNILSFTDRDVELLRPFTKEFFNSESIQGHAEEIIFVGKVTTLINELLRNPSESFVRFLLAEVELVSGRVTKNVVERFVPIVKKAIQTTLLDMMTKSIQQEIAQPNVQAAPVAPPPAPSSIAESLQAAAAGAESSTGAQTETTEFELEIFRSVQRICAESAIKQTVAYKDSASYFGINLGKVTSWFLRVFSNGKKKSLVTRVPMEQALLLAKGFEVEATPDSLGKSRVYFNAASDIEKLRALVLVAYEDEVKRQSAPIVEGVELPPEIVAN, encoded by the coding sequence ATGGGCTTCAATGAAGATTTGCGGCAGCTTTCGGAGCAGGTGAAGAAGCGACAGGCGTTCATCAAGGGAGAAGAGGCCACGAAACAGGCACTCATCCTGCCGTTCCTTCAAGCACTCGGCTACGACATCTACGACCCCACGGAGACTCAACCAGAGTACGTGGCGGACTTCGCCAAGAAGCGTGGTGGAGTGCTCGAGAAAGTCGACTACGCGCTCCATCTCCGGGGCCGCCCCGCTCTGTTCATCGAGTGCAAGGCCGCGGACATGGCGCCCGAGGATCACGATGGACAGCTCGCGCGCTACTTCAATGCCACTCCCACGGTGCGCATCGCCATCGTGACGAACGGTATTCGCTATCGGTTCTTCACGGACCTGCAAGCGCCGAACGTGATGGATGCTTCTCCCTTCATGGAGTTCAACATCCTCTCGTTCACCGACAGGGACGTCGAGCTGCTACGCCCCTTCACGAAGGAGTTCTTCAACTCCGAGTCCATCCAGGGGCACGCGGAGGAGATCATCTTTGTAGGCAAGGTGACGACCCTCATCAACGAGTTGTTGCGGAATCCGTCGGAGAGCTTCGTCCGCTTCCTGCTCGCCGAGGTCGAACTCGTTTCGGGGCGCGTGACGAAGAACGTCGTGGAGCGCTTCGTCCCCATCGTCAAGAAGGCCATTCAGACGACCTTGCTCGACATGATGACGAAGTCGATCCAGCAGGAGATTGCTCAGCCCAACGTTCAAGCGGCGCCAGTGGCTCCCCCACCCGCACCGTCCTCTATCGCGGAGTCACTCCAGGCGGCTGCGGCTGGGGCTGAGTCTTCCACCGGAGCACAGACCGAGACCACCGAGTTCGAACTCGAAATCTTCCGGAGCGTCCAGCGGATTTGCGCGGAGTCGGCAATCAAGCAGACCGTTGCCTACAAGGATTCCGCGAGCTACTTTGGAATCAACCTGGGCAAGGTGACGTCCTGGTTCTTGCGCGTCTTCTCCAACGGCAAGAAGAAGTCCCTGGTGACACGGGTCCCCATGGAGCAGGCCTTGTTGTTGGCCAAGGGTTTCGAGGTCGAGGCGACGCCCGACAGCCTGGGCAAGAGCCGCGTGTACTTCAATGCCGCGAGCGACATCGAGAAGCTGCGAGCGCTCGTCCTGGTTGCTTACGAGGATGAAGTGAAGCGGCAGAGCGCGCCGATCGTCGAGGGAGTCGAGCTGCCTCCCGAGATCGTGGCGAACTGA
- a CDS encoding heme-degrading domain-containing protein, which produces MSVSLEQLLAEEAELQFDHLTQEDVLALGLKLLERARRDRLPVVIDVALAGLTVLHCALPGCRPDNEDWVRRKRNTVGRFWHSSFYMGRYYASKGTSLADKPHLAPSEYVDHGGSFPLLVRGLGCVGSITVSGLAQEEDHALVVDVLREWRAGR; this is translated from the coding sequence GTGTCCGTGAGTCTGGAGCAGTTGCTGGCGGAGGAAGCCGAATTGCAGTTCGACCACCTGACGCAGGAGGACGTGCTCGCGTTGGGATTGAAGCTGCTCGAGCGAGCGCGGCGCGACCGGTTGCCCGTGGTCATCGACGTGGCGCTCGCGGGGCTCACCGTCCTGCACTGCGCCCTTCCCGGCTGCCGCCCGGACAACGAGGACTGGGTGCGGCGCAAGCGCAACACCGTGGGCCGCTTCTGGCACAGCTCGTTCTACATGGGGCGCTACTACGCCTCCAAGGGCACGAGCCTGGCCGACAAGCCGCACCTCGCGCCTTCCGAGTACGTGGACCACGGGGGCAGCTTCCCCTTGCTGGTACGCGGACTCGGGTGCGTGGGCAGCATCACCGTGTCCGGACTCGCGCAGGAGGAGGACCACGCCCTGGTGGTCGACGTCCTGCGCGAGTGGCGGGCGGGCCGCTGA
- a CDS encoding GAF domain-containing sensor histidine kinase codes for MDLRVRAERAGATLEDVLSLLEATQLLARIREFREVAQRTCSAAKRLSAADGVTFVLSEGENVYYAEEEAPACLWRGRRFPASECISGWAIRHHQPVAIRDIYADSRIPLAAYRPTFVRSLAILPLGHESPVGSLGVYWAHEHAATEREMFLLDVLAEAASAALSHAECWQQVAQFHSRGALPPETPGTGEEPMLMRLMPILAHDLKNPLGAISLAAQSLLRRDGLTERDHTNARRILSSVTRARYLVDEVLEYARLRQMGGLRLDIVPTQMDELARAVVDETRIAFPQRRIELISEQTSGMWDPHRLAEALTNLVGNAAQYGYPDTPITLRVGVRQTESYVEVHNDGPPIPEEILPFIFEPFRRGRGDGRNSVGLGLFIVEQIVRAHGGNIQVCSQAGLGTTFTLHLPTQQMQPIPVRSEPV; via the coding sequence ATGGACCTGAGAGTTCGAGCCGAGCGGGCAGGCGCCACACTGGAGGATGTCCTCTCCCTCCTGGAGGCCACCCAATTGCTCGCCAGGATCCGGGAGTTTCGTGAAGTCGCCCAGCGCACGTGCTCGGCGGCGAAGCGGCTCTCAGCGGCCGACGGCGTGACCTTCGTGCTGAGCGAGGGCGAGAACGTCTATTACGCCGAGGAGGAGGCTCCGGCCTGTCTCTGGCGGGGACGCCGCTTTCCGGCCTCGGAGTGCATCTCCGGATGGGCGATCCGCCACCACCAGCCGGTGGCAATCCGGGACATCTACGCCGACTCCCGCATTCCCCTCGCGGCCTACCGTCCCACCTTCGTCAGGAGCCTCGCCATCCTGCCCCTGGGCCATGAATCGCCCGTCGGCTCGCTGGGCGTCTACTGGGCGCATGAGCACGCGGCGACCGAGCGGGAGATGTTCCTGCTGGACGTGCTGGCCGAAGCCGCTTCCGCCGCCCTCTCTCACGCCGAGTGCTGGCAACAGGTGGCGCAGTTCCACTCGCGAGGCGCCCTCCCACCGGAGACACCCGGCACGGGCGAGGAGCCCATGCTCATGAGGCTCATGCCCATTCTCGCACATGACCTGAAGAACCCCTTGGGGGCCATCTCCCTGGCGGCCCAGTCGCTCCTGCGGCGAGACGGACTCACGGAGCGGGACCACACCAACGCGCGGCGCATCCTCTCCAGCGTGACACGCGCTCGCTACCTCGTGGACGAGGTGCTCGAGTATGCCCGCCTCCGGCAGATGGGAGGCCTGCGGTTGGACATCGTGCCCACGCAGATGGATGAGCTCGCCCGCGCGGTCGTCGACGAGACGAGAATCGCCTTTCCCCAGCGGCGGATCGAACTCATCTCCGAGCAGACGAGCGGCATGTGGGATCCACATCGGCTGGCGGAGGCGCTGACCAACCTCGTCGGCAACGCAGCCCAGTATGGCTACCCGGACACGCCCATCACCCTCCGGGTCGGGGTTCGGCAGACCGAGTCCTACGTCGAGGTCCACAACGACGGCCCACCCATCCCCGAGGAAATCCTCCCCTTCATCTTCGAACCCTTCCGCCGGGGACGCGGCGACGGCCGGAACTCGGTGGGCTTGGGGCTCTTCATCGTGGAGCAGATCGTCCGGGCGCACGGCGGGAACATCCAGGTCTGCTCCCAGGCCGGTCTGGGCACCACCTTCACCCTCCATCTGCCCACGCAGCAGATGCAGCCCATCCCCGTGCGCTCCGAGCCTGTCTAG
- a CDS encoding ATP-binding cassette domain-containing protein produces the protein MSSVRAHRVCFAFSDAVSLFSDVEFHLPSGWTGLVGANGAGKSTLLRLLSGELRPTDGHLQFEPPSALIQLCPQQVEALTPDITALAEAADSRARRLIGQLALDPWALERWATLSPGERKRWQIGAALAREPDVLLLDEPTNHLDAEARKWLLAALRRFRGVGVLVSHDREVLEELTTSTLRVHAGTVRLWPGAYPVAREAWEAELEARRTTRQHAQEEHRRLQQRLVQTRREQESASAARNAGSRMRNKYDSDARTLGAKNLANWADERLGRRVTTTRREVERAASAVESIEVEKTLGRSVFVDYVRPPHPLLFSLDVPGLHAGDVELFGPLRLDISREARIRVEGPNGAGKSTLLKALLDHARVPRERVLYLPQDVSAEEAREALDTVRELPPDEKGRVLSLVAALGVDPAHLLASEQPSPGETRKLLIAQGLGQHAWALVLDEPSNHLDLPSLERLEEALQGYPGALVLVSHDAHFARRCTTECWRVGGGGVEVSSE, from the coding sequence GTGTCATCCGTTCGCGCCCACCGCGTTTGCTTCGCCTTCTCCGACGCCGTTTCCCTCTTCTCCGACGTGGAGTTCCACCTGCCCTCCGGCTGGACGGGCCTCGTCGGCGCCAATGGCGCGGGCAAGTCCACCCTGCTCCGCCTGCTCTCCGGAGAGCTGAGGCCCACTGACGGCCATCTCCAGTTCGAGCCCCCCTCGGCGCTCATCCAGCTCTGTCCCCAACAGGTCGAGGCACTCACGCCCGACATCACCGCGCTCGCGGAGGCCGCGGACTCGCGGGCCCGGCGGCTCATCGGACAGCTCGCCCTGGATCCCTGGGCACTCGAGCGGTGGGCCACGCTGTCTCCGGGTGAGCGCAAGCGCTGGCAGATCGGCGCCGCCCTGGCGCGCGAGCCCGACGTGCTGCTGCTCGACGAGCCCACCAACCACCTCGATGCCGAGGCCCGGAAGTGGCTGCTGGCCGCGTTGCGCCGCTTCCGGGGCGTGGGCGTGCTCGTCTCCCACGATCGCGAGGTGCTCGAGGAGCTCACCACCTCCACGCTGCGCGTGCACGCGGGGACGGTGCGGCTGTGGCCTGGCGCCTATCCCGTCGCGCGGGAGGCCTGGGAGGCGGAGCTGGAAGCGCGCCGCACCACGCGCCAACACGCACAGGAAGAGCACCGCCGGCTCCAGCAGCGGCTCGTGCAGACGCGCCGGGAGCAGGAGTCCGCCTCCGCCGCGCGCAACGCGGGCAGCCGCATGAGGAACAAGTACGACAGTGACGCGCGCACCCTGGGGGCCAAGAACCTCGCGAACTGGGCGGATGAGAGGCTCGGCCGGCGCGTGACCACCACCCGCCGCGAGGTCGAGCGCGCCGCCTCCGCCGTCGAGTCGATCGAGGTGGAGAAGACCCTCGGCCGCTCCGTCTTCGTGGACTACGTCCGCCCGCCCCACCCGCTCCTGTTCAGCCTCGACGTGCCCGGCCTGCACGCGGGAGACGTCGAGCTGTTCGGTCCGCTGCGGCTCGACATCTCCCGCGAGGCGCGCATCCGCGTCGAGGGTCCCAACGGCGCGGGCAAGAGCACCCTGCTGAAGGCCCTGCTCGACCATGCCCGCGTGCCCCGCGAGCGCGTGCTGTACCTGCCCCAGGACGTGAGCGCGGAGGAGGCCCGGGAGGCGCTCGACACGGTGCGCGAGCTGCCCCCCGACGAGAAGGGACGCGTGCTGTCACTCGTCGCCGCGCTCGGGGTGGATCCCGCGCACCTGCTCGCCTCGGAACAGCCGTCACCGGGGGAGACGCGCAAGCTGCTCATCGCCCAGGGCCTGGGCCAACATGCCTGGGCGCTCGTGCTCGATGAGCCTTCCAACCACCTGGATCTGCCCTCGCTGGAGCGCCTGGAGGAAGCCCTCCAGGGCTACCCTGGCGCCCTGGTGCTGGTGTCGCATGACGCGCACTTCGCCCGGAGGTGCACCACCGAGTGCTGGCGAGTGGGCGGAGGCGGCGTGGAGGTGAGCTCGGAGTGA
- a CDS encoding superoxide dismutase family protein produces the protein MKNPTVAFFRVSLMSAVLVLAACGTGRSAIVTLDSRSDSLTTGKATFTESGDKVTMDLEVAGATPGLHGAHIHETGDCSAANASSAGSHWNPAGVSHGSADPGHHLGDLGNIEVGQDGRGKLKVTKQAWKIGDGSAQDVVGKALIIHAGQDDLATDPAGNSGGRVACGVIGEKK, from the coding sequence GTGAAGAACCCTACCGTTGCCTTCTTCCGTGTGTCCCTGATGTCCGCCGTGCTCGTGCTCGCCGCGTGCGGCACGGGGCGCAGCGCCATCGTCACCCTGGACAGCCGCAGCGACAGCCTCACCACGGGCAAGGCCACCTTCACCGAGTCCGGTGACAAGGTGACGATGGATCTGGAGGTCGCCGGCGCCACCCCGGGCCTGCACGGTGCCCACATCCACGAGACCGGGGACTGCAGCGCGGCCAACGCCTCGAGCGCGGGGAGCCACTGGAATCCCGCTGGTGTGAGCCACGGCTCCGCGGATCCCGGCCACCACCTGGGTGACCTGGGCAACATCGAGGTCGGCCAGGATGGCCGGGGCAAGCTGAAGGTCACCAAGCAGGCCTGGAAGATTGGCGATGGCTCCGCGCAGGACGTGGTGGGCAAGGCGCTCATCATCCACGCGGGACAGGACGACCTCGCCACGGATCCCGCGGGCAACTCGGGCGGCCGCGTGGCGTGCGGCGTGATCGGCGAGAAGAAGTAG
- a CDS encoding alpha/beta fold hydrolase, with product MPWLDVNGTRLYYEDTGGPGAPLVFSHGLLWSGRMFDKQVAALKDRYRCITYDHRGQGQSDVWRVDTVDMETVYADAVALIEKLGVGPCHFAGLSMGGFVGMRLAARRPELLRSLILMETSAEPEPAENVPRYKALNFIARWFGMRWVADRVMPIMFGRTFLEDPARAAERAEWRRRLMQNRRDIWRAVNGVVRRRSVYEELSRIRTPTLVVVGAEDTATVPAKAERIHAAIAGSRLVKLPRGGHSSSVEEPALLNAALEEFLRERA from the coding sequence ATGCCCTGGTTGGACGTCAATGGTACCCGTTTGTATTACGAGGACACGGGAGGGCCGGGTGCGCCTCTCGTGTTCAGTCACGGCCTGCTGTGGAGTGGCCGGATGTTCGACAAGCAGGTGGCGGCGCTGAAGGACCGCTACCGCTGCATCACCTATGATCACCGGGGCCAGGGCCAGAGCGACGTGTGGCGCGTGGACACCGTGGACATGGAGACGGTGTACGCGGACGCGGTGGCGCTCATCGAGAAGCTGGGCGTGGGGCCCTGCCACTTCGCGGGCCTGTCCATGGGAGGCTTCGTGGGGATGCGGCTGGCGGCGCGGCGGCCGGAGCTGTTGCGCTCGCTCATCCTCATGGAGACCTCGGCGGAACCGGAGCCCGCGGAGAACGTGCCGCGCTACAAGGCGCTCAACTTCATCGCGCGCTGGTTCGGCATGCGGTGGGTGGCGGATCGGGTGATGCCCATCATGTTCGGCCGCACGTTCCTGGAGGATCCCGCGCGCGCGGCGGAGCGGGCCGAGTGGCGGCGGCGGTTGATGCAGAACCGGCGGGACATCTGGCGCGCGGTGAATGGCGTGGTCCGCCGGCGGAGTGTGTATGAGGAACTGTCGCGCATCCGGACGCCCACGCTGGTGGTGGTGGGCGCCGAGGACACGGCGACGGTGCCGGCCAAGGCCGAGCGCATCCACGCGGCCATCGCGGGCTCGCGGCTGGTGAAGCTGCCGCGCGGGGGACACTCCTCCTCCGTGGAGGAGCCCGCGTTGCTCAACGCCGCGCTGGAGGAGTTCCTGCGCGAGCGGGCCTAA